CATGGAAAACATGTATGGAAAGAACAACCAAAGTACAGCTGTCCTAAAAAGATGGAGACATGAAGGTGATGATACTGAAATACCTCGTGCATTGTATGACCGTGGATATAATTATTTAGGGTCTGACCGTTTTGTTGAGGATGCTTCTTTTTTACGTCTGAAAACTGTTACAGTGAAATATTCTCTTCCTAAATCTATGTTTGGTAAATCTTCAATTCAGAGAGCTGAGTTCTATTTGACTGGATATGATTTGTTGACTTTTACAAAGTACACAGGTCAAGATCCCGAGGTTAGTACTTCTAGAGTAGACAATATGTACGAAGTTGCTCTTGATAAGGCTTCAACTCCTAAACCTTTGAGATTTGCTTTTGGATTGAATCTAATTTTTTAAAACATAATATCATACGATATGAAAAATATAAAATATTATATCTCAGCATTGACTCTTATGTTTGCTTTTTCTTCTTGTCAGGACTATTTAAATGTTTTGCCAGAGAATGAACAAAGTAGTTCTGAGTATTGGCAGACAAAAGAAGAAGTGCAGGCTGTATTAGCAGCAGGATATGTAAATTTACGCTCAGCGCAAGAGGATATTTTTCTTTGGGGAGAGTCCAGAGGAAATGGCATTATATTCTTTGGTGATGGTTCCACAGGTCAAAAAGCTGCTCAGAAAGTACGCTCTATGGATATTCTGTTGAATAATGATTTGGCTAAATGGGATGCCATTTATAAGGTTATCAATATGGCTAACTCTGTGATAAAATATGCACCAGGTGTTGTTGCAAAAGATGAGTCATTTAACGTAAATGTGATGAATTCAGACCTGTCTGAAGCCTATTTTCTACGTGCATTATCTTATTTTTATTTAGTACGTGTTTTTGGTGATGTTCCTTATGTTGTAGAACCATATGTAGACGATAAAGCTTCTTATGTTTTGGGGGCAACTTCAGGAAATGATATATTGAAACAATGTGTTACTGATTTAAATGGAGCGTTAGATGCTGCGAAAGAATATTTCCCGGAAACAGATGCTACAAATCCGATGAATACAAAAGGTCGTGCAACTAAATGGGCTATTAATTCTTTATTAGCAGATATAAATTTGTGGTTGGGCAATTATCAGGACTGTCTTACAGAATGTGATGCAGTTATTAATTCTGGTAAAGTAGGGTTGATTAAAGGTTCTTCCTGGTTTACAAATTTCTATCCAGGAAATAGTAACGAGAGTATATTTGAAATACAATATAGTAAGCCTCTGGCACAGACAAATAGCTTCATAACCTGGTTTAGCACAAATCATTATTACATGATTTCTCCTTATGAATTGTCTTTATTGAATGATGAGAATGATATTAGAGGTGGAAATGCTTCATATAAGATAAGTGATGAATCTACTATATGGAAATATGTAGGTAAATTAAATGATGGCGCTACGGCACGAGATGGTAGTACTGAAAATGATCAGAACTTCATTATTTATCGTTTAGCTGATATTTATTTAATGCAAGCAGAAGCTAATATTATGTTAGGAACTGATGATGGTTATGCTAAAGCAGCTAATTTAATCAACTTGATACGTGAGAGAGCTGGATTGGCTGATATTTCTGCCACATCTAATCAAGAATCGATGCTAACTATTTTATTACAGGAACGTCAAAGAGAATTCTTTGCAGAAGGAAAATGCTGGTTTGATTTGTTACGTATTGGTTCCAGAGACAATTATAAATACAAAGAGCTTTTAATTCAGCAAGTATTGAATATAACAGGCGCTAATAATCAAGCAGTGATTCGTTCAAAACTGGCTGATACTAATTCTTGGTATATGCCATATCATGAGGATGAAACAGCTGTCAATCCTTTGCTTAAGCAAAACTCTTATTATGCGAAACTTGGTAAATAGTCATAAACAGAAAATAAAAATAATGATATGAAAAAGTTTAGTGGATTATTGATCCTACTGCTAGTTTGTCTGTGTTCATGTTCAGATCCGTATGCTAATACTGCATATATTGAAGAAATGAAGGATGTTCCGGCTGCTACTTATATGAGCGAGAATTCTGAGACATACTCACTGTGGGTTGATCTATTGAAATATACAGATTTGTATAATACTCTTAA
This genomic interval from uncultured Bacteroides sp. contains the following:
- a CDS encoding RagB/SusD family nutrient uptake outer membrane protein; amino-acid sequence: MKNIKYYISALTLMFAFSSCQDYLNVLPENEQSSSEYWQTKEEVQAVLAAGYVNLRSAQEDIFLWGESRGNGIIFFGDGSTGQKAAQKVRSMDILLNNDLAKWDAIYKVINMANSVIKYAPGVVAKDESFNVNVMNSDLSEAYFLRALSYFYLVRVFGDVPYVVEPYVDDKASYVLGATSGNDILKQCVTDLNGALDAAKEYFPETDATNPMNTKGRATKWAINSLLADINLWLGNYQDCLTECDAVINSGKVGLIKGSSWFTNFYPGNSNESIFEIQYSKPLAQTNSFITWFSTNHYYMISPYELSLLNDENDIRGGNASYKISDESTIWKYVGKLNDGATARDGSTENDQNFIIYRLADIYLMQAEANIMLGTDDGYAKAANLINLIRERAGLADISATSNQESMLTILLQERQREFFAEGKCWFDLLRIGSRDNYKYKELLIQQVLNITGANNQAVIRSKLADTNSWYMPYHEDETAVNPLLKQNSYYAKLGK